One region of Kytococcus sedentarius DSM 20547 genomic DNA includes:
- a CDS encoding fructosamine kinase family protein, protein MSAAATGSTGAEERDGERVFVKRHPSPPHRLLEFEAVGLRALADAGARVPRVLHLGGTELVTTLVPGAGSGRPAAEGDFGRELAALHRTTRPAAPAVVDDAGVTGYGAVDGDPAGWLGACEIDLTPCATWAESLLERRVLSLARRAVDEGALDPAAVELAGRLGPEHLGPEEPPTLVHGDLWAGNRVVDRAGRSWLIDPSAQYGHREQDLAMMQLFGGFSEAELGAYCEAYPPAQGWRSRIGTYQLVPLLVHAILFGGGYGQQTMTVLRRVV, encoded by the coding sequence GTGAGCGCCGCGGCCACCGGCAGCACCGGCGCCGAGGAGCGCGACGGCGAGCGCGTCTTCGTGAAGCGCCACCCGTCCCCGCCGCACCGGTTGCTCGAGTTCGAGGCAGTCGGGCTGCGAGCCCTGGCCGATGCGGGGGCGCGCGTGCCGCGGGTGCTGCACCTCGGAGGGACTGAGCTGGTGACCACGCTCGTCCCGGGGGCCGGCAGCGGGCGCCCGGCGGCGGAGGGTGACTTCGGGCGCGAGCTCGCTGCCCTGCATCGGACCACGCGACCGGCGGCCCCGGCGGTGGTCGACGACGCCGGCGTCACCGGGTACGGGGCGGTGGACGGCGACCCGGCCGGGTGGCTCGGGGCCTGCGAGATCGACCTCACGCCCTGTGCCACGTGGGCCGAGAGCCTGCTGGAGCGTCGGGTGCTCTCCCTGGCCCGGCGCGCGGTGGACGAGGGCGCCCTGGACCCCGCCGCGGTGGAGCTGGCGGGGCGGCTGGGCCCCGAGCACCTGGGGCCCGAGGAGCCGCCGACGCTCGTGCACGGCGACCTGTGGGCCGGGAACCGGGTGGTCGACCGCGCGGGGCGGTCCTGGCTCATCGACCCCTCGGCCCAGTACGGGCACCGGGAGCAAGACCTGGCGATGATGCAGCTCTTCGGCGGGTTCAGTGAGGCCGAGCTGGGCGCCTACTGCGAGGCGTACCCGCCGGCGCAGGGGTGGCGCAGCCGCATCGGCACCTACCAGCTGGTTCCCCTGCTGGTGCACGCGATCCTCTTCGGCGGGGGCTACGGGCAGCAGACGATGACGGTGCTCCGCCGCGTGGTCTGA
- a CDS encoding MFS transporter yields the protein MPASSTPRSTVAGRSPGPAADSARAVIGRLMRPLYLPSALYSVGTGAAIPAQVLVGLSIGLDAGQVALALTLSGVVMVAGTAATGPVVERWGERAALVGSTAAAVLAVTALVVAVATGMGQLPAYLVALAVFNLTDGVWGVARQELMAQWIPAAVRGRAVNTYGASQRVGRLVGPFVAGALILAVGPVAGFVVFALAAVIGCVAILTAPAPVAPEPDGPLPQPRPEAGRAPETVAAAAAPSSVPSATPSRPAGHPRIPAGVWAGFWVVGLSVLALSALRINQEVLLPLWAAGVVHLPDARVSFAMGVWMALELALFLPAGAALDRWGPLPVALTCLVGLTAGFALLLVPGGFWPAIVVLGLAGGTGSGIVKTLGLILAPAVGRPRFLGRWMALATVGTVVAPGLVALTQRASLTASVLVTVAVGLAGALWLATAGRRYLAP from the coding sequence GTGCCCGCCAGCTCCACCCCCCGCTCCACCGTCGCCGGGCGGTCGCCCGGTCCGGCCGCTGATTCGGCACGCGCCGTCATCGGTCGCCTGATGCGCCCGCTCTACCTGCCCAGCGCGCTCTACTCGGTGGGCACCGGTGCGGCCATCCCCGCCCAGGTGCTCGTCGGGCTCTCCATCGGCCTCGATGCCGGACAGGTCGCGCTCGCCCTGACCCTCTCCGGGGTGGTGATGGTGGCCGGTACCGCCGCCACCGGCCCCGTCGTCGAGCGATGGGGTGAGCGGGCCGCGTTGGTGGGATCCACCGCAGCAGCCGTGCTGGCGGTGACGGCCCTGGTGGTGGCGGTGGCCACGGGCATGGGGCAGCTGCCCGCCTACCTGGTGGCGCTCGCGGTGTTCAACCTGACCGACGGTGTGTGGGGTGTCGCGCGGCAGGAGCTCATGGCGCAGTGGATCCCGGCCGCCGTCCGCGGGCGGGCGGTCAACACCTACGGCGCCTCGCAACGGGTGGGGCGGCTGGTCGGGCCGTTCGTGGCGGGCGCCCTGATCCTGGCCGTCGGCCCGGTGGCGGGTTTCGTGGTGTTCGCGTTGGCCGCGGTGATCGGGTGCGTGGCCATCCTGACCGCCCCGGCGCCGGTTGCCCCGGAACCCGATGGCCCCCTGCCCCAGCCCCGGCCCGAGGCCGGGCGCGCGCCGGAAACGGTCGCAGCGGCGGCCGCCCCATCGAGCGTCCCGTCGGCCACCCCGTCGCGCCCGGCAGGACATCCGCGCATCCCGGCCGGTGTGTGGGCGGGCTTCTGGGTGGTGGGCCTGTCGGTGCTCGCACTCTCGGCGCTGCGGATCAACCAGGAGGTGCTGCTGCCGCTGTGGGCCGCGGGCGTGGTGCACCTGCCCGATGCGCGCGTCTCCTTCGCCATGGGGGTGTGGATGGCGCTGGAGCTGGCCCTGTTCCTGCCCGCGGGTGCCGCCCTGGACCGATGGGGTCCGCTGCCGGTGGCTCTGACCTGCCTGGTGGGTTTGACGGCGGGGTTCGCGCTGCTGCTGGTGCCCGGGGGGTTCTGGCCGGCGATCGTGGTCCTGGGCCTCGCGGGCGGGACGGGCTCCGGCATCGTGAAGACCCTCGGGCTGATCCTCGCGCCGGCCGTCGGGCGGCCGCGGTTCCTCGGCCGCTGGATGGCATTGGCGACCGTCGGCACGGTGGTGGCTCCGGGGTTGGTGGCGCTCACACAGCGGGCGTCTCTCACCGCATCGGTGCTGGTGACCGTGGCGGTCGGGCTGGCTGGGGCGCTCTGGCTGGCCACGGCCGGCCGCCGGTACCTGGCCCCCTAG
- a CDS encoding low molecular weight protein-tyrosine-phosphatase — protein MHIECVCLGNICRSPAAEAVLRRKFAEAGLDEVTVTSAGTGDWHVGQDPYHLSSQEGERRGYTFETVARQIAPGDFAGADLVLAMDEQNAEDLRGLAPTPQDAAKVVALGAFAPGADAADPEPVPDPYGQDAAAFTAMYDQIEPACEGLVAAVQDGSWRQVVERAAR, from the coding sequence ATGCACATCGAATGCGTCTGCTTGGGGAACATCTGCCGCTCGCCCGCCGCGGAGGCGGTGCTCCGCCGGAAGTTCGCGGAGGCCGGCCTCGATGAGGTGACGGTCACCTCCGCCGGGACCGGCGACTGGCACGTGGGTCAGGACCCGTACCACCTGAGCAGCCAGGAGGGGGAGCGTCGCGGCTACACCTTCGAGACGGTGGCCCGGCAGATCGCGCCTGGTGACTTCGCCGGTGCGGACCTGGTGCTGGCCATGGACGAGCAGAACGCCGAGGACCTGCGCGGGCTCGCCCCCACGCCGCAGGACGCGGCGAAGGTGGTGGCCCTGGGCGCCTTCGCTCCGGGCGCCGATGCGGCCGACCCCGAGCCGGTCCCCGACCCCTACGGGCAGGACGCTGCGGCCTTCACCGCGATGTACGACCAGATCGAGCCGGCCTGCGAGGGCCTGGTGGCCGCGGTGCAGGACGGCAGCTGGCGGCAGGTCGTGGAGCGCGCCGCACGGTGA
- the pdhA gene encoding pyruvate dehydrogenase (acetyl-transferring) E1 component subunit alpha gives MSDPNVEAAQDALQESASRAPEDAGAQPVDVTDGGPEMVQFLTPEGERIETELNAPYARYLESIDAEAIKAMQRDMVLVRRVDAEGFALQRQGELGLWPSLLGQEAAQVGMGRALKPQDYVFPGYREHGLAWTKGVDPENLLGMFRGVNHGGWDSKQNNFHLYTIVIGNQMLHATGYARGVQLDGAWATGDDTVDTAVVACTGDGGTSQGDYNEAMVFAAVAKSPCVFFVQNNQWAISEPTHRNFVVEPFKRAAGFGFPGVRVDGNDILASLAVGAWALDHARSGKGPVLVEAFTYRMGAHTTSDDPTKYREDSQVEAWRAKDPIDRLKKHMVAQGIGDDEFFAAIDAEAGEMAARVRKACQTMPDPELGTMFDHTYAAEHAPLNDEGREFVEYHAGFEGN, from the coding sequence GTGAGCGACCCCAACGTCGAGGCCGCGCAGGACGCGCTGCAGGAGAGCGCCAGCCGCGCCCCGGAGGACGCCGGCGCCCAGCCGGTCGACGTCACCGACGGCGGGCCCGAGATGGTCCAGTTCCTGACCCCCGAGGGTGAGCGCATCGAGACCGAGCTGAACGCTCCGTACGCGCGCTACCTCGAGTCGATCGATGCCGAGGCCATCAAGGCGATGCAGCGCGACATGGTGTTGGTGCGCCGCGTGGACGCCGAGGGCTTCGCCCTGCAGCGCCAGGGCGAGCTGGGCCTGTGGCCCTCGCTGCTCGGCCAGGAGGCCGCCCAGGTGGGCATGGGCCGCGCCCTGAAGCCGCAGGACTACGTCTTCCCCGGCTACCGCGAGCACGGTCTGGCCTGGACCAAGGGCGTCGACCCGGAGAACCTGCTGGGCATGTTCCGCGGCGTGAACCACGGCGGTTGGGACTCCAAACAGAACAACTTCCACCTGTACACGATCGTGATCGGCAACCAGATGCTGCACGCCACCGGGTACGCCCGCGGCGTGCAGCTGGACGGCGCCTGGGCGACCGGTGACGACACCGTCGACACTGCCGTGGTCGCGTGCACCGGCGACGGTGGCACCTCGCAGGGTGACTACAACGAGGCGATGGTGTTCGCGGCCGTCGCGAAGTCGCCGTGCGTGTTCTTCGTGCAGAACAACCAGTGGGCCATCTCCGAGCCCACCCACCGCAACTTCGTGGTGGAGCCCTTCAAGCGTGCCGCCGGCTTCGGCTTCCCGGGCGTCCGGGTGGACGGCAACGACATCCTCGCCTCGCTCGCGGTCGGCGCCTGGGCGCTGGACCACGCCCGCTCCGGCAAGGGCCCGGTGCTGGTGGAGGCCTTCACCTACCGCATGGGTGCGCACACCACCTCCGACGACCCCACCAAGTACCGCGAGGACTCGCAGGTCGAGGCGTGGCGCGCGAAGGACCCCATCGACCGCCTGAAGAAGCACATGGTGGCCCAGGGGATTGGCGACGACGAGTTCTTCGCCGCGATCGACGCCGAGGCCGGCGAGATGGCCGCCCGCGTCCGCAAGGCCTGCCAGACCATGCCGGACCCCGAGCTGGGGACCATGTTCGACCACACCTACGCCGCTGAGCACGCCCCCCTGAACGACGAGGGTCGCGAGTTCGTCGAGTACCACGCCGGCTTCGAAGGGAACTGA
- a CDS encoding S8 family peptidase → MSHTTRRIGAALGAIALTGTLVASSPSTAVPTTADPAQATTGAGTQRHLVLAAEGADDASVRAAIEAAGGEVAQTNEAIALYTVNGPVDLAARLAGSTVIEGTMADKVIGYTPGSDLADKVRRADEVEKVRSQRPAHPASDRAHERATSEGHGRGKGKGKPQPGPVPAGDSLSDRQWNIDMIDAPDAHRTATGKGARVGVMDTGVDGDHPDLAANFNAALSRNFTTDIPEIDGPCEEADCKDANDVDEGGHGTHVASTIASARNGHGIVGVAPDADLVNLRVGQDSGYFFLEPTLEALTYAPSAGVDVVNMSYYIDPWAFNCPNNPADSPEEQAEQRFTIEATNRALGYARSHGVTLVSSLGNSALDLGKVTTDDSSPNYPEGEVREREIDNSCLDLPVEGDGSMGVSAVGPSGLKSYYSNYGVAEIHVAAPGGAYRDFEDGSMTATPENLILAAAPKGVLEESGDLDENGMPTSDFVVREELAGGEVAYYQYMQGTSMASPHVTGVAALVIEEKGQPDNRLGGRKMQPKRVEGAITTSAHERDCDAEVFSYPGLSDRYTATCEGDADFNGFYGHGIINAASAVSKTPHKH, encoded by the coding sequence ATGTCACACACCACCCGCCGCATCGGCGCCGCGCTCGGCGCCATCGCCCTGACCGGGACGCTGGTGGCCTCGAGCCCCAGCACCGCCGTCCCCACCACGGCCGACCCCGCACAGGCGACCACCGGCGCCGGCACGCAGCGCCACCTGGTCCTCGCCGCCGAGGGCGCCGACGACGCCTCCGTGCGCGCCGCCATCGAGGCCGCGGGGGGTGAGGTGGCCCAGACGAACGAGGCCATCGCCCTCTACACGGTGAACGGACCGGTCGACCTCGCTGCCCGCCTGGCCGGCTCCACGGTCATCGAGGGCACCATGGCCGACAAGGTCATCGGCTACACGCCCGGGAGCGACCTCGCCGACAAGGTCCGCCGCGCCGACGAGGTGGAGAAGGTGCGCTCCCAGCGTCCCGCGCACCCCGCATCGGACCGCGCCCACGAGCGCGCCACCAGCGAGGGGCACGGCAGGGGCAAGGGGAAGGGCAAGCCTCAGCCCGGCCCGGTGCCGGCCGGGGACTCCCTCAGCGACCGCCAGTGGAATATCGACATGATCGACGCCCCCGATGCCCACCGCACCGCCACCGGCAAGGGCGCACGCGTCGGCGTGATGGACACCGGCGTGGACGGCGACCACCCGGACCTCGCGGCCAACTTCAACGCGGCCCTCTCCCGCAACTTCACCACGGACATCCCCGAGATCGACGGGCCCTGCGAGGAGGCGGACTGCAAGGACGCCAACGACGTCGACGAGGGCGGGCACGGCACCCACGTCGCGAGCACCATCGCCTCGGCGCGCAACGGCCACGGCATCGTGGGCGTGGCCCCCGACGCCGACCTCGTGAACCTGCGCGTGGGCCAGGACAGCGGCTACTTCTTCCTTGAGCCCACGCTGGAGGCCCTCACCTATGCCCCGTCCGCGGGCGTCGACGTGGTGAACATGAGCTACTACATCGACCCGTGGGCGTTCAACTGCCCGAACAACCCCGCCGACAGCCCCGAGGAGCAGGCCGAGCAGCGCTTCACGATCGAGGCCACCAACCGTGCCCTGGGGTACGCGCGATCGCACGGCGTCACCCTCGTGAGCTCGCTGGGCAACTCCGCCCTGGACCTCGGCAAGGTGACCACCGACGACTCGAGCCCGAACTACCCCGAGGGGGAGGTGCGGGAGCGCGAGATCGACAACTCCTGCCTGGACCTGCCCGTCGAGGGCGACGGCTCCATGGGCGTCTCGGCGGTCGGCCCCTCCGGCCTGAAGTCGTACTACTCGAACTACGGCGTGGCCGAGATCCACGTGGCAGCCCCCGGTGGCGCGTACCGCGACTTCGAGGACGGGTCCATGACCGCGACCCCGGAGAACCTGATCCTGGCGGCGGCCCCGAAGGGCGTCCTGGAGGAGTCCGGCGACCTCGACGAGAACGGGATGCCCACCAGCGACTTCGTGGTGCGCGAGGAGCTCGCTGGCGGCGAGGTGGCCTACTACCAGTACATGCAGGGCACTTCGATGGCCTCGCCCCACGTCACCGGCGTGGCCGCGCTGGTGATCGAGGAGAAGGGCCAGCCGGACAACCGGCTCGGCGGCCGCAAGATGCAGCCCAAGCGCGTGGAGGGTGCCATCACGACCTCGGCGCACGAGCGCGACTGCGACGCCGAGGTGTTCTCCTACCCGGGCCTGTCCGACCGCTACACCGCCACCTGTGAGGGCGACGCGGACTTCAACGGCTTCTACGGGCACGGCATCATCAACGCCGCGAGCGCCGTGAGCAAGACCCCGCACAAGCACTGA
- a CDS encoding pirin family protein, with the protein MSNPDPHPTETVCENDSSQPELLAPREVPLGGPRAMTVRRTLPQRALSLIGAWCFLDHYGPDEVTPTSGMKVPRHPHTGLATVSWLFDGAIDHLDSTGGEARIEPGDLALMTAGRGITHQEFSTEDTHLLRGVQLWYALPDAERHGEPDLQTYRAPDVGLDGGTARVFIGSLAGSTSPVRTRTAGLVAAEIVLDAGSEVVLELDPAFEYGVLADSGTPVVCDESMPVDHLRYHAPGHTHLVLGGGPDGARVVLVGGVPLGEQIVMWWNFVGRSHDEVAAYRARYQREIGAADGDPASTPVDEVDDDAELFGPWPNGTPDPIPAPVLPNARLRPRG; encoded by the coding sequence ATGAGCAACCCGGACCCGCACCCCACCGAGACCGTCTGCGAGAACGACTCCTCCCAACCCGAGCTCCTCGCCCCGCGCGAGGTACCGCTCGGCGGGCCGCGGGCGATGACCGTCCGGCGCACCCTGCCGCAGCGGGCGCTCTCCCTCATCGGCGCCTGGTGCTTCCTCGACCACTACGGGCCCGATGAGGTGACCCCCACCTCGGGCATGAAGGTTCCCCGGCACCCACACACGGGGCTCGCGACGGTCTCCTGGCTGTTCGACGGAGCGATCGACCACCTGGACTCCACCGGCGGCGAGGCCCGCATCGAGCCCGGCGACCTGGCGCTCATGACGGCGGGGCGCGGCATCACCCACCAGGAGTTCTCCACCGAGGACACGCACCTGCTGCGGGGCGTCCAGCTCTGGTACGCGCTGCCCGATGCGGAGCGCCACGGCGAGCCCGACCTGCAGACCTACCGGGCGCCCGACGTGGGCCTCGACGGCGGGACGGCGCGGGTCTTCATCGGGTCGTTGGCGGGCTCGACCTCCCCGGTGCGGACGCGGACCGCCGGGCTGGTGGCCGCCGAGATCGTCCTCGATGCGGGGAGCGAGGTGGTGCTGGAGCTCGACCCGGCGTTCGAGTACGGGGTGCTGGCGGACTCGGGCACCCCCGTGGTGTGTGACGAGTCGATGCCGGTGGACCACCTGCGGTACCACGCGCCGGGTCACACGCACCTGGTGCTGGGCGGCGGGCCGGACGGGGCACGGGTGGTGCTGGTCGGCGGGGTGCCGCTGGGCGAGCAGATCGTCATGTGGTGGAACTTCGTGGGCCGTTCGCACGACGAGGTGGCGGCCTACCGGGCGCGCTACCAGCGGGAAATCGGGGCGGCGGACGGCGACCCCGCGTCGACCCCGGTGGACGAGGTGGACGACGACGCGGAGCTGTTCGGTCCCTGGCCCAACGGAACGCCGGACCCGATCCCCGCGCCGGTCCTGCCGAACGCGCGCCTGCGCCCGCGCGGGTAG
- a CDS encoding phage holin family protein, giving the protein MRQFFLKTVVNGIPLWVAALVVPGIAIGSQADGLGTRLLSVVLVALLFGVINTLVKPLVKLFSFPLIILSLGLFTFIINAAMLSLLSWASGALGLDFHVDSFFWSAVLGAVVVTFVAMLLNLLLPDGEDDRVVLAGGQHRRY; this is encoded by the coding sequence ATGCGCCAGTTCTTCCTGAAGACCGTCGTCAACGGCATCCCCCTGTGGGTCGCCGCCCTCGTGGTGCCCGGCATCGCCATCGGCAGCCAGGCAGACGGGTTGGGCACCCGCCTGCTCAGCGTGGTCCTGGTGGCCCTGCTGTTCGGCGTCATCAACACGCTGGTGAAGCCGCTGGTGAAGCTGTTCAGCTTCCCGCTGATCATCCTCAGCCTGGGGCTGTTCACGTTCATCATCAACGCGGCCATGCTCTCGCTGCTTTCCTGGGCCTCAGGCGCCCTGGGTCTGGACTTCCACGTCGACTCGTTCTTCTGGTCGGCCGTCCTCGGGGCCGTGGTGGTGACCTTCGTGGCGATGCTGCTGAACCTGCTGCTCCCGGACGGCGAGGACGACCGGGTCGTGCTGGCCGGCGGCCAGCACCGTCGTTACTGA
- the hisC gene encoding histidinol-phosphate transaminase produces the protein MSDPTSQAPSTSDQVRLRGALDALPAYKPGKPAPAVEGLTAYKVSSNENPYPPLPSVQDAVSNAAQTFNRYPDMGAAAMLAGIADHCGVQPENVAIGTGSVGVLQQLVQITCDPGDEVVYAWRSFEAYPIVIGLAGAQSVQVPLDAEARHDLDAMADAITDRTRLVLVCTPNNPTGPSVRADELDAFLAKVPTDVLVVIDEAYLEFNESDETPDALAVQAAHPNVVVLRTFSKAYGLAGLRVGYAVASPRVAEALRKAAVPFGVSQLAQDAVLASFEAMDELDERVAALKIQRRQVVDALTEQGWEIPESQANFVWLPLGDQTMDFAAFAGENGLVVRPFAGEGARVTIGEDEANVRLIDLCRQWRERTA, from the coding sequence ATGAGTGACCCCACCTCGCAGGCCCCCTCCACCTCCGACCAGGTGCGTCTCCGCGGCGCCCTGGACGCCTTGCCGGCCTACAAGCCCGGCAAGCCCGCGCCGGCCGTCGAGGGCCTGACCGCCTACAAGGTGAGCTCCAACGAGAACCCCTACCCGCCGCTGCCGAGCGTGCAGGACGCCGTGTCCAACGCGGCCCAGACCTTCAACCGCTACCCGGACATGGGCGCGGCCGCGATGCTGGCCGGCATCGCCGACCACTGCGGTGTGCAGCCGGAGAACGTCGCCATCGGCACCGGCTCGGTGGGGGTGCTGCAGCAACTGGTGCAGATCACCTGCGACCCGGGCGACGAGGTCGTCTACGCGTGGCGCTCCTTCGAGGCCTACCCCATCGTGATCGGGCTGGCCGGCGCCCAGAGCGTCCAGGTGCCCCTGGACGCCGAGGCCCGCCACGACCTCGACGCGATGGCGGACGCCATCACCGACCGCACCCGCCTGGTGCTGGTGTGCACGCCGAACAACCCCACCGGCCCCAGCGTCCGCGCGGACGAGCTCGACGCCTTCCTCGCCAAGGTGCCCACCGACGTGCTGGTCGTCATCGACGAGGCCTACCTCGAGTTCAACGAGTCCGACGAGACCCCGGACGCGCTCGCGGTGCAGGCCGCCCACCCGAACGTGGTGGTGCTGCGCACCTTCTCCAAGGCGTACGGGCTGGCCGGCCTGCGCGTGGGCTACGCCGTGGCCTCGCCGCGCGTGGCCGAGGCGCTGCGCAAGGCCGCCGTCCCCTTCGGGGTGAGCCAGCTGGCGCAGGACGCCGTGCTCGCGAGCTTCGAGGCGATGGACGAGCTGGACGAGCGCGTGGCCGCCCTGAAGATACAGCGCCGCCAGGTGGTCGACGCGCTGACCGAGCAGGGCTGGGAGATCCCGGAGTCGCAGGCCAATTTCGTCTGGCTGCCGCTGGGCGACCAGACCATGGACTTCGCCGCCTTCGCCGGGGAGAACGGCCTCGTCGTGCGTCCCTTCGCCGGGGAGGGCGCGCGCGTCACCATCGGGGAGGACGAGGCGAACGTCCGCCTCATCGACCTCTGCCGGCAGTGGCGCGAGCGCACCGCCTGA
- a CDS encoding alpha-ketoacid dehydrogenase subunit beta — translation MSAKKMTLAKALNAGMRKAMTDDDKVVLLGEDIGRLGGVFRITEGLVDDFGEERVIDTPLAESGIVGTAVGLALRGYRPVVEIQFDGFVYPAFDQIISQVSKMHARSLGQLKMPIVIRIPFGGGIGAVEHHSESNEAYFAHTAGLKVVCAATPEDGYWMMQQAIASDDPVVFYEPKRRYHEKGEVEFSTDGQATTDLHASRVVKEGSDVTLVTYGPMVKTCMQAAAAAAEEGRSLEVIDLRTLNPLDLAPVVESVKKTGRVVVVHEAPTFLGMGSEIAAQVTEKCFYHLEAPVARCGGYNIPYPPSRFEEEYLPNLDRILFHVDEVLAH, via the coding sequence ATGAGCGCCAAGAAGATGACGCTGGCCAAGGCACTCAATGCCGGCATGCGCAAGGCCATGACCGATGACGACAAGGTGGTGCTGCTCGGTGAGGACATCGGCCGCCTGGGTGGCGTGTTCCGCATCACCGAGGGCCTGGTCGACGACTTCGGCGAGGAGCGCGTGATCGACACGCCGCTGGCCGAGTCCGGCATCGTGGGCACCGCGGTGGGCCTGGCCCTGCGCGGCTACCGCCCGGTGGTGGAGATCCAGTTCGACGGTTTCGTGTACCCGGCCTTCGACCAGATCATCAGCCAGGTCTCCAAGATGCACGCCCGCTCGCTGGGCCAGCTGAAGATGCCGATCGTCATCCGCATCCCCTTCGGCGGCGGCATCGGTGCCGTGGAGCACCACAGCGAGTCCAACGAGGCCTACTTCGCCCACACCGCCGGCCTGAAGGTCGTCTGTGCGGCCACGCCGGAGGACGGCTACTGGATGATGCAGCAGGCCATCGCCAGCGACGACCCGGTGGTCTTCTACGAGCCCAAGCGCCGCTACCACGAGAAGGGCGAGGTGGAGTTCTCCACCGACGGGCAGGCGACCACCGACCTGCACGCCTCCCGCGTCGTGAAGGAGGGCTCGGACGTCACCCTGGTGACCTACGGCCCGATGGTGAAGACCTGCATGCAGGCCGCCGCCGCGGCCGCGGAGGAGGGGCGTTCGCTGGAGGTCATCGACCTGCGCACGCTCAACCCGCTGGACCTGGCCCCGGTGGTCGAGTCGGTCAAGAAGACCGGCCGCGTGGTCGTGGTGCACGAGGCCCCGACCTTCCTGGGCATGGGCTCGGAGATCGCCGCGCAGGTGACCGAGAAGTGCTTCTACCACCTGGAGGCCCCGGTGGCTCGCTGTGGCGGGTACAACATCCCCTACCCGCCCAGCCGGTTCGAGGAGGAGTACCTCCCCAACCTGGACCGCATCCTGTTCCACGTCGACGAGGTCCTGGCGCACTGA